Proteins encoded by one window of Anaeromyxobacter diazotrophicus:
- a CDS encoding RNA polymerase sigma factor: protein MPAIELEARVKALAAQDPAAAATEALRGIGPQVLRYLRSILRDEALAGDAFSEFAEDLWRGLPDFRGEASLRGWAYRIAHHAALDVRGEAWRKRGRRLATGEASRIAGEVRTRTAVRVEQRRQALEKLREALSVEEQSLLALRVDQELAWSEIAEVLSADGAPVAAAALMKRFERLKERLATMAKEQGLVE, encoded by the coding sequence ATGCCGGCCATCGAGCTCGAGGCGCGGGTGAAGGCGCTCGCCGCCCAGGACCCCGCGGCCGCCGCCACCGAGGCGCTGCGCGGGATCGGCCCGCAGGTGCTCCGCTACCTGCGATCGATCCTCCGCGACGAGGCGCTCGCCGGCGACGCGTTCTCCGAGTTCGCGGAGGACCTGTGGCGCGGCCTGCCGGACTTCCGCGGCGAGGCCTCGCTGCGCGGGTGGGCCTACCGGATCGCCCACCACGCCGCGCTCGACGTCCGCGGCGAGGCGTGGCGCAAGCGGGGCCGCCGGCTCGCCACGGGCGAGGCCTCGCGCATCGCGGGCGAGGTGCGCACGCGGACCGCCGTGCGGGTCGAGCAGCGGCGTCAGGCCCTCGAGAAGCTGCGCGAGGCGCTCTCGGTGGAGGAGCAGTCGCTCCTGGCGCTGCGGGTGGATCAGGAGCTCGCGTGGAGCGAGATCGCGGAGGTGCTCTCCGCGGACGGTGCGCCCGTCGCGGCGGCGGCCCTCATGAAGCGCTTCGAGCGGCTCAAGGAGCGGCTCGCGACGATGGCGAAGGAGCAGGGGCTCGTCGAGTAG
- a CDS encoding DMT family transporter → MTRRGGLLFAALCVIWGIPYLLIKVAVRDLSPATLVFLRTALGALILVPLAVRRGQARALLPHWRALLAYTVAEIAIPWIFLSDAERRLSSSLSGLIVAAVPIVGAVLSTLTGGRERFDGRRGVGFALGLVGLVVLLGFDPAGADLRTISEMVLVVLGYAVGPMIVARRLQDAPALGVVAGSLVLAAAGYAPPGIAQLPATLPGPAVILSVLVLGAICTALAFVIFFELIAEIGPVRATVVAYVNPAVAVALGVLLLGEPFTAATLAGFVLILGGSFLATRPAGASPAATRRAPAPSPSSRAAP, encoded by the coding sequence GTGACGAGGCGGGGCGGGCTGCTCTTCGCGGCGCTGTGCGTGATCTGGGGGATCCCTTACCTCCTCATCAAGGTGGCGGTGCGCGACCTCTCGCCCGCCACCCTCGTCTTCCTGCGCACCGCGCTCGGCGCGCTCATCCTGGTGCCGCTGGCGGTCCGGCGCGGGCAGGCCCGGGCGCTCCTCCCGCACTGGCGCGCGCTCCTCGCCTACACGGTGGCCGAGATCGCCATCCCCTGGATCTTCCTCTCCGACGCCGAGCGGCGGCTCTCGAGCTCGCTCTCGGGCCTCATCGTCGCGGCGGTGCCCATCGTCGGGGCGGTCCTGTCCACGCTGACGGGCGGCCGGGAGCGCTTCGACGGGCGCCGCGGGGTGGGCTTCGCCCTCGGGCTCGTAGGCCTGGTGGTCCTGCTCGGGTTCGACCCGGCCGGCGCCGACCTGCGCACCATCTCCGAGATGGTGCTCGTGGTGCTGGGCTACGCCGTGGGCCCCATGATCGTCGCCCGGCGGCTGCAGGACGCGCCCGCGCTCGGGGTGGTGGCGGGGTCGCTCGTGCTGGCGGCCGCCGGCTACGCGCCGCCCGGGATCGCCCAGCTGCCCGCCACCCTGCCCGGCCCGGCGGTGATCCTGTCGGTGCTGGTGCTGGGGGCGATCTGCACCGCGCTCGCCTTCGTCATCTTCTTCGAGCTCATCGCCGAGATCGGCCCGGTACGCGCGACGGTGGTGGCGTACGTGAACCCGGCGGTGGCGGTGGCGCTCGGCGTGCTGCTCCTCGGCGAGCCCTTCACGGCGGCCACGCTGGCCGGGTTCGTGCTCATCCTGGGGGGCTCGTTCCTCGCCACCCGCCCGGCCGGCGCCAGCCCCGCGGCTACTCGACGAGCCCCTGCTCCTTCGCCATCGTCGCGAGCCGCTCCTTGA